The sequence CCGCAGCATGCGGAAAAACTTCGGTCCGGCCTGCAGACCGACACCGACGATGAACAGGCTCAGTCCGAAGTTCTGGATCACCGGTGATATCGCGAAACCGAAATGGCCGAACACCATCGCAACGAGCAGGACACCTGCTGCGCCGAGGTTTAGCCCTTTCACCGACAGGGAACCGAACCAGGAGCCGAGAAACAAGATTACAAACAATAAGATCAGCGGTTCATCCAACAGCGACCGCAACGTGTCCATCCAATCACCTCTGCATGAGACTAACTTCCCTTAGTATACTGCAGCAGACCCGGCAGTTGCATGCATGCGGATTTCGGGGAACCATCCGGGCAGTCTCGACAGGCGGACTCCGCATAGGTGCCGATACTGTATGATGGACACATGTCCAGTTGGGCAGCGGTCACCGGAAAACAATCATCAGGAGGAATCCTCTTTGAAAACCATACAAGATATCGCGAAAATCGCGAACGTTTCCAAAAGTACGGTCTCCCGTTATTTGAACGGGGGATCCGTCAGTAAACCGATGCAGGAAAAACTGGCCCGCATCATCGGCGAAACCGGCTACCGGCCGAATAAGTTTGCACAGAGCCTGCGGGCCAAACGGACAGCGATGATCGGGGCGATCGTGCCGCGGCTGACGTCCCGATCCGCCATGCAGACGCTGAGCGGGCTGGATGCCTACCTGCGGGACCGTTCCCATCAGCTGCTCATCGTCAATGCCGATCTGAGCGCAGAACGTGAGATCGAGAGTCTGTACGCCATGGCAAAACAGAAAGTGGACGGCATCGTGCTGTTCGCAACAGTGATCACGGATGCTCATATCGCAGCGATCCGGGAGGTCGGGATTCCTGTCGTCCTGCTCGGGCAGCGGTGTGAAGGGATTCCGAGCCTCGTCTATGATGATTACAAAGCGGGCAGGGATCTGGCGGACTACGTGGCAGCCCAAGGGTACCGGGATGCGGTCTATATCGGCGTCACGCCGGAAGACGAAGCGATCGGCGTGCTGCGCCGGCAGGGGATCGAAGACGGCTTGTCGGATGGCGGAGTCCGTCTGACATCCTATGAAACAGGATTCGAGATGGAGGCCGCTGCACGGGCGGCCGCGGAGATTCTTACATCACACAAGCCGGACATCATCCTGTGCGCGACGGACGACATGGCGATTGGCGCTCTGAAGGCCATCCGCGACACGGGACTGTCCGTACCGCAGGATATCGGCATCACCGGGTTTGGCGGGTATTCACTCGCTTCCGCCGTATCGCCGGGCCTGTCGACAGTCCGTTTTGCTTTCCGCGAAGCGGGAGCGGAAGCCGGCTGTGTGCTTCTTGGCATACTGGCAGGCGAGGAACCGGCTGACTGCCCGCCGCTCAAGCACGAATTGCTGATACAGGAAAGCGCTGTCAAATAATGTTGACTTTTCTGCGAACGGGTAATAGACTGGATTCATAGAAACTGAGAAACAGAGACCAGCCCCGCGGAACAGCGGGCTGATTTCTATGAAATTCATTTGGAACCGGTTCCGTAATATGAAGGAGGGATTGCATGGCTGTTCACTGGACGAGGGAGGAGCGCTACCGCAGGCTCGACTCGGTGGACCCGGAAGAATATGATGAACTCACAAAAGCCGTCGCGAATGCGCCATGGCGACAGAAATACCACGTGCAGCCGCTTGCCGGACTGCTCAACGATCCGAACGGGTTCAGCTGGTACAACGGTCAGTATCATCTGTTCTACCAATGGTTTCCGCTCGGTCCTGCGCACGGCTTGAAGTATTGGTATCATACTGTTTCAGATAACTTGGTGACTTTCGAGAACAAAGGGATTGCCCTGTCGCCCGACACGCCGTATGACTCGCACGGCGTCTACTCCGGCAGCGCGCTCCAGGCGGGTGAGGACCTGATGCTCTTCTACACGGGCAACACTCGGGATGAGAAATGGCTCCGCACGCCCTACCAATGTATGGCAAAGCTGGACCGGCAGGGGGTATTCACGAAATGGCCCCGTCCTGTCATCACCGGGGTGCCGGATGGGTTTACACAAGAGCTCAGGGATCCGAAGCTGTGGAAAGAAGACGGCATGTATTATTGTGTCATCGGTGCGCAGCAGACAGACCAGACAGGCGCTGCGCTGCTGTACAAATCCGAAGATCTGCATGACTGGCACTTCATCGGCGAAGTCAGGACGGAACTCGGCGCATTCGGTTATATGTGGGAATGCCCCGATCTGTTCTCACTCCAGGGCACAGACTTCTTAGTCTTTTCGCCGCTCGGCCTGAAACCTGAAGGGCTGAGCCGCAACAATCTGTTTCACGCAGGATACATAAGCGGAGAGTTCGATCTCGAAACGGGTATCTTCCATCACGGGCCTTTCACGGAACTCGACAATGGCTTCGATTTCTATGCGCCCCAGACGATGGAAGCACCGGACGGAACGCGCATCCTGATCGCCTGGATGGCGGTCCCGCAGCTGCCGTATCCGACAGATAAGGACGGCTGGGCGAACTGCATGACGCTGCCCCGTGTGCTCACCGTCGAGGAGGGGCGCCTGAAACAGCGGCTGCCGGCATCGTGGAATAAGCCTGCGGAACAGGCGGCCACTATGGAACTGACAGCCGCCGGACAGCCGGAACTGCTGCCGTTCGGCGGGGATTGCTATGAACTGCAGACAGACGTGCAGGACGTCACTGCGGATGAAGTCCACATCGATCTGCGGGTGCGCGGGCTGGAATATACCCGGATCACCTACGACCGGAACGCGCAGCAGCTCATCTTCGACCGCTCCAGGAGCGGGGAGCCGGTCAACGCCTCGGAAGGACATGCACGCATCACCGTACTCAGCCGGCCGCTGCAGCAGCTGCGGATCCTTGTCGACGTCTCGAGTGTCGAGATCTTCATCAACGACGGGGACGCCGTCATGACAAGCCGGATCTTCCCGGGAGAGGACTCGACGGGCATCCGGGTGCAGGCGGAGGGCGGCACAGCAAAGCTTTCGTTCCGCCACTGGACGCTGGATGGGATTGCCTTTAAGAATGAACGGATACTTTAAAAAGAACCGAAAACAGACTGAATAGGAGGGAATACCATGTCAGCAGAAAACCGCAAGATCGCAGAAGAAGTCATTGAAGCAGTCGGAGGCCGGGACAATATCCAATCGGTGGCCCACTGTGCCACACGATTGAGATTCATCGTCCATGACCGTACGAAGATCGACGAAGAACAGATCGAATCCATCGACAAAGTGAAAGGGGCCTTCTTCAACTCGGGACAGTACCAGATCGTCTTCGGCACCGGAACGGTCAACCGGATCTTTGAGGAAGTGGAATCACTCGGGGCGACGGGCGTCACCAAATCGGACATGAAGCAGCAGACGAAAGACCGGGGCAACCCGTTCCAGCGGCTCATCCGGACATTCGGGGATGTTTTCGTCCCGATCATCCCGGTCCTCGTTGCGACAGGTCTTTTCATGGGGCTGCGGGGTCTGCTGACGCAGGAGGCGGTGCTGTCCGTCTTCGGACTGACGCCGGAATCGATTCCTGAGAACTTCATCCTGTTCACACAAGTGCTGACGGATACGGCGTTCGCCTTCCTGCCGGCGCTCATCGCCTGGTCGGCGTTCCGGGTGTTCGGAGGAAGCCCTGTGCTCGGGATCGTGCTCGGGCTCATGCTCGTCAACCCGGCACTGCCGAATGCGTATTCCGTCGGCAGCGGGGATGCCGACCCGATGCTGTTCTTTGGTTTCCTGCCAGTGACGGGCTACCAGGGATCCGTGCTGCCTGCGTTTTTCATCGGCTTTGTCGGGGCCAAGCTCGAGCGCTGGCTCCGCAAACGGACACCGGAAGCGCTTGACCTCATCCTGACACCGTTCTTGACGCTGCTGATCATGATCATGCTCGGCCTGTTCGTCATCGGGCCGATCTTCCACACCGTTGAAATCGGTGTCATGGCGGCGACTGTCGAGATCCTCGGCCTGCCGTTCGGGGTTCCGGGTCTCCTGATCGGGTTCTTCAACCAGATCATCGTCATCACGGGGGTCCATCACGTATTCAACTTCCTGGAGATCCAGCTGCTCGCCCAAGACGGCTTGAACCCTTATAACGCGATTGTCACGGCAGCCGTTGCGGCACAGGGGGCTGCGGCACTCGCCGTAGGTCTGAAAACGAAGGATAAAAAACTGAAAGCGCTCGCACTGCCATCATCGTTCTCCGCGTTTCTCGGGATCACCGAGCCGGCGATCTTCGGCGTGACACTGCGCTACATGAAGCCCTTCGTCATGGGGCTGATCGGCGGGGCGGCAGGTGGATTCTTTGCATCGCTCGTCGGTCTGAAAGCGACCGGCATGGCAATCACCGTCATTCCGGGCGCGCTGCTCTACCTGAACAGCCAGCTGCCGCTCTATATTGTCGCCAACCTGATCGGCGCAGTGGTCGCGTTCGTTCTGACCTGGCTGTTCGGCTACAACGATTCCATGCTGAAACGGACGCAAGATGATCACGCGGTCGGCAGATGAAAATGCCGAACACAGAAACAGGCGATGCGGGAATTCATTCCGCATCGCCTGTTTCATATCCGTATCATTCCGACACGAGCCGGTTCTTGCCGGCCCGTTTCGCTTTGTACAGCCGTTCATCCGCCTCACGTAATGTACTGCTGATACTGCCGCCCGCTGTCCAGACAGACAACCCGACACTGCAGCCGATCGATACGGTCCCGTCGTCCAGATGGAACGGTCCGTTCAGCAGACGGATCAGTTTCTC comes from Sporosarcina trichiuri and encodes:
- a CDS encoding LacI family DNA-binding transcriptional regulator yields the protein MKTIQDIAKIANVSKSTVSRYLNGGSVSKPMQEKLARIIGETGYRPNKFAQSLRAKRTAMIGAIVPRLTSRSAMQTLSGLDAYLRDRSHQLLIVNADLSAEREIESLYAMAKQKVDGIVLFATVITDAHIAAIREVGIPVVLLGQRCEGIPSLVYDDYKAGRDLADYVAAQGYRDAVYIGVTPEDEAIGVLRRQGIEDGLSDGGVRLTSYETGFEMEAAARAAAEILTSHKPDIILCATDDMAIGALKAIRDTGLSVPQDIGITGFGGYSLASAVSPGLSTVRFAFREAGAEAGCVLLGILAGEEPADCPPLKHELLIQESAVK
- a CDS encoding glycoside hydrolase family 32 protein, whose translation is MAVHWTREERYRRLDSVDPEEYDELTKAVANAPWRQKYHVQPLAGLLNDPNGFSWYNGQYHLFYQWFPLGPAHGLKYWYHTVSDNLVTFENKGIALSPDTPYDSHGVYSGSALQAGEDLMLFYTGNTRDEKWLRTPYQCMAKLDRQGVFTKWPRPVITGVPDGFTQELRDPKLWKEDGMYYCVIGAQQTDQTGAALLYKSEDLHDWHFIGEVRTELGAFGYMWECPDLFSLQGTDFLVFSPLGLKPEGLSRNNLFHAGYISGEFDLETGIFHHGPFTELDNGFDFYAPQTMEAPDGTRILIAWMAVPQLPYPTDKDGWANCMTLPRVLTVEEGRLKQRLPASWNKPAEQAATMELTAAGQPELLPFGGDCYELQTDVQDVTADEVHIDLRVRGLEYTRITYDRNAQQLIFDRSRSGEPVNASEGHARITVLSRPLQQLRILVDVSSVEIFINDGDAVMTSRIFPGEDSTGIRVQAEGGTAKLSFRHWTLDGIAFKNERIL
- a CDS encoding sucrose-specific PTS transporter subunit IIBC gives rise to the protein MSAENRKIAEEVIEAVGGRDNIQSVAHCATRLRFIVHDRTKIDEEQIESIDKVKGAFFNSGQYQIVFGTGTVNRIFEEVESLGATGVTKSDMKQQTKDRGNPFQRLIRTFGDVFVPIIPVLVATGLFMGLRGLLTQEAVLSVFGLTPESIPENFILFTQVLTDTAFAFLPALIAWSAFRVFGGSPVLGIVLGLMLVNPALPNAYSVGSGDADPMLFFGFLPVTGYQGSVLPAFFIGFVGAKLERWLRKRTPEALDLILTPFLTLLIMIMLGLFVIGPIFHTVEIGVMAATVEILGLPFGVPGLLIGFFNQIIVITGVHHVFNFLEIQLLAQDGLNPYNAIVTAAVAAQGAAALAVGLKTKDKKLKALALPSSFSAFLGITEPAIFGVTLRYMKPFVMGLIGGAAGGFFASLVGLKATGMAITVIPGALLYLNSQLPLYIVANLIGAVVAFVLTWLFGYNDSMLKRTQDDHAVGR